A segment of the Tachysurus vachellii isolate PV-2020 chromosome 18, HZAU_Pvac_v1, whole genome shotgun sequence genome:
TGCTCAGCCTTCCCTTCCTGGCCGTCCAGAACGCCATGATGTCCTGGCCCTTCGGCTCCTTCATGTGCCGTCTGGTGATGACCGTTGACGGGATCAACCAGTTCACCAGCATTTTCTGCCTGACCGTGATGAGTATCGACCGCTACCTGGCCGTGGTGCATCCCATCCGCTCGTCAAGGTGGAGAAGACCGCAAGTAGCCAAGGCTGTGAACGGTTCCGTGTGGGCGATGTCCTTTATAGTGGTTCTGCCGATGGTGGTCTTTGCTGGTGTGTTTGAGAAAGGAGGGACGTGTAACATCAACTGGCCGGAGTCGTGCACCATCTGCCGTGCTGCGTTTATAATCTACACCTCCACTGTAGGTTTCTTCTTCCCCCTGCTGGTCATCTGCATGTGCTACCTGCTCATCGTGGTCAAGATCCGCAGCTCCAGCAAAAAGGTCCACGCCACATCGAGCAAACGGCGCAAGTCTGAGCGCAAAGTTACGCGCATGGTGGTGATCGTGGTGGCTGTGTTTGTCTTCTGCTGGCTGCCATTTTACGCCCTGAACATCATTAACCTGATTGTGTTTCCTCCACCTAGTGAGCTGCGAGGTTTCTACTATTTTGTGGTGGTGCTGTCCTATGCCAACAGTTGTGCCAACCCCATCGTATACAGCTTCCTCTCGGACAACTTCAAGAGAGGCTTCCGGAAGGCTCTGTGTCGTTCGTCCAGAAAGGTCGAGAACCACGAACCAGCAGAGGGTCAGGACCAGGAGGAGCGCAGGCAGATTCTGATGCCCCGGGAGAGTCTGCGCAGAGCCGTAAGAGAAGAcgaagatgaggatgaagaagaggacAGGGAGGAAGTTACAGAGATGACCGAGATCTGTAAGATTACTCAAAATGGGAACGGCAGTGCACAATGTACCCGTGCCTTGCTCTCGGAGCGGCCGTTAGCGCCGGCGCTCTCAGAGCCCAGCTCTCCACGAGGAGAAGGAACTGCTAAAGGACCTGGATTTGGGCCGAATGTGGCTTTGATGAACGGCTTGAAAAACGGAAACGTGAAGCCGCTACCAGAGGAACCGGTAGAAAAGAACTCGTCACTGGAGATCAGCTACCTGTAAAAACTGTTCTAACGTTTCT
Coding sequences within it:
- the LOC132861693 gene encoding somatostatin receptor type 5-like yields the protein MMDISSVIWNNLSLSGFFFNETFLDENFLNKTNDTCLFNTSGCNNGTGGNRPGIGVAGVLIPLIYIIVCIVGLGGNTLVIHIVLHYSKTESVTNIYILNLAIADELFMLSLPFLAVQNAMMSWPFGSFMCRLVMTVDGINQFTSIFCLTVMSIDRYLAVVHPIRSSRWRRPQVAKAVNGSVWAMSFIVVLPMVVFAGVFEKGGTCNINWPESCTICRAAFIIYTSTVGFFFPLLVICMCYLLIVVKIRSSSKKVHATSSKRRKSERKVTRMVVIVVAVFVFCWLPFYALNIINLIVFPPPSELRGFYYFVVVLSYANSCANPIVYSFLSDNFKRGFRKALCRSSRKVENHEPAEGQDQEERRQILMPRESLRRAVREDEDEDEEEDREEVTEMTEICKITQNGNGSAQCTRALLSERPLAPALSEPSSPRGEGTAKGPGFGPNVALMNGLKNGNVKPLPEEPVEKNSSLEISYL